The DNA sequence ATATACAAGATACAGTACAAGAATGAAACAAAGCATAATTATCTCTGTCTGTGGAAGGAGATGGGGACAAGGAAGGTGTCTCAGAGGAGATGATGCTTCTGTGGGGCCTTGAAGGGATGGATAGAAGTTCACTTGCAAGACACGTAAGGGAAAGGACTTCTGGACATTGGGACTACACTGTGCAGGGTGGCGGGGTGCAGCCCAGAAGAACACCTTCTGCGACTGCAAGTAGTTTAGTTCAGCTCTGGGGGGAAATGAGGGTCTGGGAACTGTCACTCACACACGGCAGGAGACAAAGCTGGAGAGGTCGGCGTGTTCTGATCATAAGGGCTTTCAACATTAGGCAAAAGAGCTTGTGCTTTCTCCTGAAGAGCTTAGGTACCACTGATGATTCTTCAGCagacttgtgggttttttttatccCCACTCTCAGTTAGACCTgacatttttgagagaagagggcATGTCTCCTCCCCTTGATgcaccacagtgcctggcagaggcAGGGCACATGGAAGAAATGAGGTGGCCTCATCTGCTAGTCCTGGGACCTAAAGGGCTCAGTGGCatgccctgcctctgtctctcccatcCAGAGGCCCCCAGATTAACACAATTCCACATCCTTAGATCTGGGGAGCCCCTACCAGTGTGGCCTCTAGAGGCTATGACTTCTCAAGAGCCAAGCCTGGACTGTGAACTCTTTGGGGACTGTGACCTATCACTGAGTCTTGACCCTCCTGCCCAAGGCCTGGCAGCGAGTAGGTGGTCATTATTgctgaatggatggacagataatGTAAAGTCCTCCTGTTCTCCCCAactgctgtgtttttcttttccttgccttcttttcaaatatttttcatcctTCAGGGAAAAGTTAGGTCCCACCAACAATTAGCTTCCCTAATTGTTTGCAACCACACAAATACCTATTTTCCTTGAACTCACAGCATAATTTAATATCGCATTCATTCACTTATGGAGTCATATTCTTGAGTGGTTCCTTGACTGTTATGTCCCAACCAATTGGATATGGAGACCTGCCTGGGCCCGAGTTCATAGAGTTCATAACCATGTTAGATTCAAGGCTCCTGTTAAGACCTGTGATTTACTGTACCTCTAGAATATGGCCTGTGATGTGAGTTAGCCACAGAGGCACATTATGAGCCAAGAGCATGACCCAATGTGGCTATCTAAAGTCACTGTAATAACTGTCATATGTGTATTGGGGGGTGAGGTTGCACAGGCACAATCCTCGTTTATTCTGTGAAACCAAGACATCACCTGTAGTGCAGTGTCCAGTTTACGGTCCTGTGGTAGAGGAGGGACAGGCTATATCCCATTTGAGAAGGTGTCCAGGATAGGAAGGGGTCTTGGAACCACAGCCAGCAAGCCTGGAGCTAGAGTATTTGTATCCATGGTCCTCCGGCCTCTAAAGGATCATCATAGAGCAGAGGGCATAGCTGAACCCACAAAGGGCAGTTTCAAAGAGGCTGATTTTTGGCTCAAGGTGTCAAAAACCTTATACCAATTAAAACTGCTTAAAAATAGAACCAGCTGCCCTAGGCTGGGAGAGCAGTCTGTCCTTAAAATAGTGAAGCAGTAGCCAAGATCAGTGTAGTGAAGACTCTTGCATTGAAAGGAAGGTTAACACGGCTCCTCCCAACTCCGAGGCTGCCTCTTAGTAACACAACTCTGTTTTATGCCCAAGAAAATGCGATCTGGCTCAGCTTGCTGCCCAAGGACAGCCCTGACTCTTCCTTGGCTACCTTCCTTAGGACAGAGACTGTTAGGGTTGCTTGTTGGTCTTTAACTTACCAGTCAAGAGATATTGCTTCTGGCTGTTAGCTTCTAGTTTTACACCACAGAGAGAGGAATCAAAAGGTGTATAGATATACTGAACATCCTTGACTTTCTCAAACCCTTTAAACATCTGAAAGgcaattaccaaaaaaaaaaaaaaaaaaaaaaaaagcagtattgGGTCAGGGAGTATACTTTATATCTTAACAGGAAAAACCTCTCATTTCTCAATCTAAAAACATTAGGCAAAAGTCTAGTTCAGAATTTGGTAGCCCCAGCTTCTCTCTTAAGAAAAATCTAAACCTTGGTTTATTCCAGTGAGAATACCTCCAGGATAGACAGCTGTAGGACTAGATGGACACTGAGGGTCTGTGGGCTCTGCTCCCAACACATCAACCACTTCCACTCCAGTATCAATACCCCAGGATCAATGAGCCAGTCGCCTGACCTACCAGCCCAACTCCCAGTAGACAGACCCCACTCCTCCCAGCAGCCCAAGGAGGTTAATGCCCTGTCCTGTCCCCATGTACCTTTATCTGTTTGATTTCATACCGGATCATTTTTTGAGTGTCAGTGGGGTCTGCACTGGCAGGAACTACCTTCTCACTGGAGATTTTGGCCCGTATGGCTgcataaaaagagaagagaggggaccTTCAGCAACCTGTGGGAGCAGTCCACCTGGTATCTGAATGACCTGAGGCCCCTGGAGAATTTTATAAGGGAATTCTGGGTTTAGGTCTCATTGGGTTGTGAGGGGGACCATTTTGTGTAAGAGTGGGGGCCCAAAAACAATTCCTCTGCAGTTACTGAAAGTTCCAAACCCCTCAGGCCTGCTGGGTCCTACAATCTTTAGAGTTTACCTGTTAGTTTTGAGAGTCTAGTTTTCCATAGCCCAGATTGCAGTAGGTTGGAGGTAGGTGCCAGGGTAGAGGAGGGAGGAGATGCCCCTTGAGTTTGCAGTCTTCTACCTATGTAGCCTGAGGCCTCAACAGAGCCCACCCAGAGCTGacataagtaaatgtttattgaattaataaCTATGTTCTGACCCTGCACAGTTTGTCTCTTGCCATGTGGGCATTAATCAAAAACTGGCTGTAAAGTTCTTCCTCTGTGCCTTGCCCAACGCTAGGTACTAGGTTCGTAAACATGATTAAGCATCACCTATCCTGCAGGACTCTTGGTCTAGTATAGAACACTTACAAAGAACAACAGCACAGCACGGTGGGAACACAAAAATGTAAGAGATACTGTGGTAGCACCAAGGAGTCCAGAAGTCTTCAGAGGAGAGACACCTGAGTAAGGACTTGAAGGATAAATGGGAGTTTGCCGGGAATTTaagggtgtgggggaagggcattccaggcagaggaaagagaaaaagggcaaAAGGTGTGTCTTGGGGTTTGGGGGGCGGCATGGAGACAACATCAGTTATAGGCTTGGAAACAGTGGATGTTTATAATGAAAGCCCAAtcccctggctcctggctcccctTCCCTGCATCCAGTAGTTCAGAATAATCACTGCATAGCTCTTGTCATTGTTCTTCAACGACACTCCATAATTTCAgtaggcaggggtgagggggtcGCTATAGGGGTCCCTTAGactgtctttcatttccttgcaACTTGCAAGGTTGCTATGGCACCGGCCCTGCCCCACCCATCAGCCCCGATAGGAGGCAACTGGTGCAGTATTTgatctcctccctctccttgcaGACTACAGGTTTGCAGCTTGGCCCCATACCAACCCCACACAACCACCCCCCGCTGTGGACCTCACAGGCCTCCGGGGACTCACCGAGCGCTGAGTGGCAGACGTGCTGCTGGGGGTGCGCAGGGGCGCAGCTGCACGCCTCGCTCATCCCTGGCGGCCGCAGCAGTGCCAGCAGCCGCAGCAACAGCGCCCAGCTCGGCGCGGTCCGGGGGCTCCGGGGCATGACACCGCAAATCCCTGCTGAGCCTGTGGGGTCTGTCGGACCAAACAGGCCCTCCAGGGTTCATCCAGAACGCGTCGCGCCCCTTGCCCCAGGCTTTTTGAGGTGGACCTAGGGCCAATCCCGCCCGGATGGGCTCCTCCCTCCTTTGGCTGTAGGCCACCCACGGCTGCAGGACCCGCAGCCCTCCTGACTGGCAGGCTCAGTAAGATGAAGagggaagccaggagagaggcccTTAGCCTCTATTTCCCTGCCTAAGCAATTAAGCCTTATAGAAGTAGAGGGAAGGCACTGGGAAAGGGGATGGTGTCaaggcagaaagacagaaagcacAACAAAGACAAATGCAtgagggcagaaagacagaggggcTGTGATTCAAGCTGAAGGAACAAGGGTGAGGAGAGCACAAACAGAAAGTGAGACaggcagagtcagagagaggcagacggaATTACAACAGGCaaaagagacagtgacagagaggACGGACCCCTTGCTGAGTTGCACACTGGGAATGAGACAAGCTACTCAGGGCTTCTTTCAGCTGCAGGAAGTGTTTTCAATGCCCTATTTATGAGGCTCCAAAGCAACAGCAAACAGTAATGGAATAGGACAGAGAaagttggggtgtgtgtgtgtgtcttggcTCTGtcggctggggggtggggcgagATGTCAGAGAAAGCAGCCAGTGCTTTTAGAAACCTTTTCCCATGTCCAGAGCCTCAGACTCTGCAGATGGCTGAGGACAGTGCTCTTGGTGGGGGCTCAAAGCGCAGGGTATCCCAACACTCAGGGCAAACCTGGGACCTCAAAGTCCTCTCCAGACCGTAGGCCACACTGATTGCTATATTCTGTCATTACTCGCTGGAGAGACTGTGTCTTGTCATAGAAGGTGGAGCAGcttagaaaacaaagaagcaaggTACATGGGGTCACTTCAACCAGAACCGTGCCCTCTATGTTTGACAGAGCACAATGCTCCAAGTCTCCAAATAGAAAGAGATACATGAGATTATTGCAGGATGTTTCCACACAGTGCTGGACTAGAAGGTAGGAGGCTGGGTTCCGATTGTGTCACAAGGTAGCTTTGCAGcctttgcctctctgggcctcactttcttCTCCATAAAATTGGCTTGAACTACATCTTTCCAAGGCCCTTCTGCCTCAGCTTCAACCGGCCTCATCCAGGAACCCTGAAATCCTCAGATCAGGTACTCCCAGTATCTGGTCACACTTAGGATTCCCATGGGAATCTGACTTTTCATCAGAgtcaactttaattttttctgaaGACTTCTCATTTTGATGTGGAAATGATGTTTGAAAAGAAGTAAATTGAAGGAGAGCTGAGTCTGACTGAGAAAGATGAGATCTGGTGACCAGGTTGGTTCTTCATATAACACCCAGACCAAGATAGAGCCTGACGTATTTATTATTGGACGGACCCCAAAAAGCATCCACTCCAGTCTCTTCATTTGGCAGATGTGAAGACAGAGTCTCAGTGAGGTAAAGTGACTTTCAGAAAGCTAGTAGCAAAGAGGACTAGAATGCAAGTCTCCTGATATATGCAGGGAGCGCTCCAACATGGTACTTCCTCCGTCCTCACTTTGTAACCACTTGAAATCCTGCCTTTGGAGGGTAGTTCTCCTTTTAAGTTTCTATTGTCCCTCTGTTAAAATATGGCTACTTCAAGATAGAGTTTAAGGATGTCTTTCAAAAGATACACATGTTGAATTCTTATGTCAGCTCTCTTCCGAACTCCAAACTGGGCAGAAAGAGACCTTAGCATACTTAGCTGTGTTTGGTGGTGAGTTTGGGGTGTTGGTGAGCAGCGCAGACAgtgtgaaagagagggagaaaagccagGTTCAGTACAGGAAAGCTGGAGGtttgaagggggagggaagggtacTAAAAGGTACATGACAAAAGGGGCATTAAGATTCCAAAGATactgttcttggggcacctgggtggctcagagggttaagccatcagctaaggttatgatctcccagttagtgagtcagagccccacgttgggctctgtgctgatagcttggagcccggagcctgcttcagattctgtgtttccctttctttgtgcctctctcctgctagtgctctctctctctctctctctctcaagaataaatagacattaaaatttttttaaaaaaacccacaaagatacatttctttctttttttttaatgtttacttttttagttttgagagagagagtgagcaattggggaaggggcagagagagagggggacagatgatccgaagtgggctctgtcctgacagcagagagactgatgaggggcttgaactcacgaaccatgagatcatggcctgagctggagttggacgcttaactaactgagccacccagtagccctggtacatttcttttcaaattcaggTTTATTAAAATACAACTTACATACAGCAAAATTCACCCtttcaaagattatttatttatttatttatttatttatttatttatttatttttacttctctttggcTAAGGACAGGTCCTGCCCAGAGTTTGTCTAATGCAGAGAAGGTTGAAGCaatgaattttaaagatgtaaagaGTACTCAGTGGCAGAGAGGGGCAAGTCACTCTCACTCTATGGGCCtcagttttttaatttgtcaACCAAGTAGGTTGGGCTGGTACTTTAAAGGGCCCTTCCAAGGGTATTACCAAGAAAAATACTTGTAAGATTCCACAGAGAGTGAGGCACACTCTGACCAGttcattcctttctcctctgctttcagCTGACACTGCCTACATTCCCTGTGGTGGTGAAGATTGGCCATGCTCATTCAGGCATGGGCAAGGTAAGGCCAGGGTTTGCTGCACTTTGGGGTTGAGGCCAAGAAGGGTAATTTTCAGAGAGCCTGGTTATGGACTGTTCTGCCTCCTTTCTCTATGAATTCTTTCCAAGGAGGTGATTTGGCCCTTTTGAAGGCATGAGTGTTACCCAAACAGACCTTTTCCAACAAACAGAGTACAGGCTTGGGCCTTGAGCCCTTTGTAGCAAGTGTGGGTCCTGAGTTCTAGGAGGGGAAGCTGGAGAGGAAGGGCTTCCTCTGGAGATGTGGCATCCAGGTTTGCATCTGGATGAGCAACATCTTGATGGGTTTAGCTCAGGGTTCTTGTGATTCTCAGTATCTGCATttgtgtgtctccttttctccctctctgccttgctTCAACATTAGGTCAAAGTGGAAAACCACTACGACTTCCAGGACATTGCTAGTGTGGTGGCTCTCACCCAGACCTATGCCACAGCAGAGCCTTTTATTGATGCCAAGTATGACATCCGGGTCCAGAAGATAGGCAACAACTACAAGGCTTATATGTGAGTGGGGTTGGGGTCTCAGCACATACTCTTCAATTTCTCCTCAGCCCAGCAGAAAATCTGAGGCTCCAGGTAGCAGTCAACTCTCAGTTTAACCTCATCTGGCCCAAAAGgcagagaacagaaagagagtGCCGTACAAGTCAGGGACTCCTAGCCTGAGTTCCTTTCATGTCAGAGGAGGGCCCATGAActaagataagaaataaaattaatatttattttcactagCCTCTAAGTGAAATTTGGCATCTCCTCAGTTATAAACCAAGACAACAGGCTACAGTAGTAGTAACAGCGCATGTGACCTTGTCACTAAAGGTAATCACAgagattttggggtttttttccccagatttttgtttacattctagttcattaacatatagtataatgttggtttcaggagcagaatttagtgattcatcacttacatataacacccagtactcatcataacaagtgccctccttaatacccatcacccacatagcccatctcccactcaactccctccatcagccctcaatttgttcttttttgttaagagtgtcttatggtttgcccccctctctcttttttttttccccttcccatatgttcatctatgttgtttcctaaatttcacacaggagtgaaattatatggtatttgtctttctctaattgacttatttcttagtataatacactctagctccatccatgtcattgcaaatggcaagatttcattctttctttttttattttaattttgagagagagatagagtgtgaatggggtaggagcagagagagagggagacacagaatctgaagcaggctgcagactctgagctattggcacagagcctgatgtagggctcgaactcatggaccgtgagatcatgacctgagccgaagtcagacacttacccttaaccaactgagctacccaggcaccctgagatttcattctttttgatggctgagtaatattccagagtgtgtgtgtgtgtgtgtgtgtgtgtgtgtgtacataccacatctttatctattcatcagtcgatggatatttgagctcttatgttgctataaacattggggtacatgtatcccttcaaatctgtatttttgtatcctttgggcaaacACCTAAAAGTTCAGTTGCTGGACCATAGgttagttctatctttaactttttgaagaacttccgtactcttttccagaatggcttcatcagttttcattcccaccaacaatgtaagaggcttcccctttctctgcatctttgccaacatttgctgttccttgtgttgttcattttagccattctgacaggtgtgaggtggtatctcatcgtggttttgatttgtatttccctgatggtgagtgatgttgagcatcttttcatgtgtctattagctatctggatgtcttctttagaaaagtatctattaatgccttctgcccatttcttcactggattatttgctttttgaatgttgaatttgttaagttctttatatattttggatactaaccctttattagatatgtcatttgcaaatttcttctctcattccacagcctgccttttaatgtttttgattctttcctttgccatgcagaagctttttattttgatgcggtcccaaaagttcatttttgcttttgtttcccttgcctctggtgacatgtctagtaagaagttgccctggccaaggtcaaagaggttgctccctgtgttctcctgtgggattttgatggtttcctgtctcagatttagatcttttatccattttgaatttatttttgtgtgtgatgtaagaaagtggtccagtttcattcttttacatgttgccatccatttttcccaacaccctttgttgaagacactgtcttttttcttttcttttttttctttttttttttcaacgtttatttatttttgggggggacagagagagacagagcatgaacgggggaggggcagagagagagggagacacagaatcagaaacaggctccaggctctgagccatcagcccagagcctgacgcggggctcgaactcacggaccgtgagatcgtgacctggctgaagtcggacgcttaaccgactgcaccacccaggcgctccaagggtttttttttttaaatcaagaatggatgctgtattttctcaagtgctttttctgcatttattgagagatcacatggttcttatcctttcttttattaatgtggcatatcatattgattgatttgtgaatattgaaccagccctacagcccaggaataaatcctacttgattgtggtgaataattcttttaatgtactgttggatttgatttgctagtatcttcttgagaattgttgcatccatattcatcagggatattggcttgtagttctccttttcagtgggatctttgtctggttttgaaatcaaggtaatgctggcctcatagaatgaatttggaagttttccttccatttctgttttttggaatagtttgagaagattaggtattaactcttctttaaatgtctggtagaattcctctgggaagccatctggccctggacttttgtttcttaggagatttttgattattgattaacTTTATTATGAATctgttaaagttttctatttcttcctgtttcagttttgatagtttgtatgtttcaaggaatttttccatttcttccagattgcccagtttgttgggatataatttttcataatattctacttttttttttctgaagtttatttattttgagcgagagagagcatgggcaggggaggggcagaaagagagggagagagaggatccaaagtaggctccgtgctctcagcgcagagtctgatgcggggcttgaaccctgagccaaaatcaagagttggacacttaaccgattgagccacccaggcgcctctcataatattctcttataattgtatttttgtggtgttggttgtgatctctccctccttcattcatgattttatttatttgggtgctttctcttttctttttaagtctgggtaggggtttatcaattatattaattctttgaaagaaccaactcttaatttcattgatttgatctgtttttgtttgtttctgtatcatttatttctgccctaatctctattatttcccttcttctgctctctctctctctctctctctctctctctctcttttaggctttatttgctattccttttctagctcctttagacaTAAAGGATTCCTTTTTATACATTGAAAGGAATCCATAGATTTCACCAGGCTGCAAGAACTCAGAAAAGGTTAAGACACtcctaataaaaatatatagcccTGAAAACACTACAGAGCATTAAAAGCTTATTGGTTATGAGAAGAGATGACTTCTCCACATGACTGTGTCCATTTGCCAGAATGGAAAGTTAAAAGTTTCCTCCATTTGAatttagagaaaggaaagatttCAGGATGACCTGATCTTCTATAATATACATAAGAATGCAAATAGCTTATTATAATTCCAATTTTGGAAATATTAGCCTCtcactttttaataaatatagcaTAGTATTTCCTTTACAAACAAGAACATTATAACCTGGATTTGACTTTGCCGCTCAGCACTTGAGCAGACTTTAAGGTTGAGCAGCTTCCCTTTCCCTCGCCCAGCCATTTCCACTGTTCTTCCATCATTATCTCCCTTAAGTGTTTGTACTCCCCAGCCCTGGAATTAGTTAGGAGCCCTTCCCTACACCCCCTTCTTCTCATAATGCTGCACACACCTCTAGCTTAGCCCTCTGCACACACAGGAATTCCTGTCACCTTCCTCTGAACTCCCTGGGGAGGGACAGTGGAACCATTTCTGCAACCCCATCAGCTTGTGTAGCAGCAGACACAGAGTAGGCAGCCAGTAAGTACTCAGGGAAGAGCCCTTGTACAGGACTGAAGCACAGAATCTTTTTTACTTGTTTCGACTAgattactgctttttaaaagtttgtaattttttatttaaaatcttactGCTTCAGAAAGGAATTTAGGGTTGTTTTAAAATTGTACACAATGTAAGACAAGATCATTTAAAAGATCATTATAAAAAGTAgctaaaagaagcagaaaaatcaatATGTGTAGGCACCTAGGAAAGCAGATTTCCTAtcctttacttttaaaagtaaatacataaatacaaaatgtttatGACAGTGGAGCAAGAGTACCTTGATCTTTAAAAGGAGATGCCACTTTTTTAAGGTTCAGGTTTCCAAAAGCATTTTCATTGAAGCATAAGAAAAGAGAATCCTCTAATATTTATGAAGGATGGGCAACCAAAGacactttagaaaacatttacttactttttgaTTTGCAAGGGGCAGTGATTTAGGTGAATATTCAGGTCCTCGCAGCTCCTCTTCCCCAAGCTTTTAGCTATCCCCTTGCTTTCAGAAGGAATTGATCTGGTAATAGC is a window from the Leopardus geoffroyi isolate Oge1 chromosome A2, O.geoffroyi_Oge1_pat1.0, whole genome shotgun sequence genome containing:
- the TIMP4 gene encoding metalloproteinase inhibitor 4 — encoded protein: MPRSPRTAPSWALLLRLLALLRPPGMSEACSCAPAHPQQHVCHSALAIRAKISSEKVVPASADPTDTQKMIRYEIKQIKMFKGFEKVKDVQYIYTPFDSSLCGVKLEANSQKQYLLTGQILSDGKVFIHLCNYIEPWENLSFLQRESLNHHYHLNCGCQITTCYTVPCTISAPNECLWTDWLLERKLYGYQAQHYICMKHVDGTCSWYQGRLPLRKEFVDIIQP